One Leucoraja erinacea ecotype New England chromosome 3, Leri_hhj_1, whole genome shotgun sequence genomic window carries:
- the enc1 gene encoding ectoderm-neural cortex protein 1, translating into MRMSVRMHENRKSRASNGSMNIYLFHKTTYADSVLTHLNLLRQQRLFTDVLLRAGEKTFPCHRAVLAACSRYFEAMFSGGLRESKDNEVNFHNSIHPEVLELLLDYAYSSRVLINEENAESLLEAGDMLQFQDIRDACAEFLEKNLHPTNCLGMLLLSDAHHCTKLYELSWRMCLSNFPAISVSEDFLQLPKDTLVKLLSSEELETEDEKLVYETTIKWVKYDLGQRHCCLPELLQTVRLALLPAVYLMENVTTEELITRQPKSKELIEEAIQCKLKILQNDGVVTSLCARPRKTGHALLLLGGQSFMCDKVYLIDHKAKEIIPKADIPSPRKEFSACAIGCKVYVTGGRGSENGVSKDVWVYDTLHEEWSKSAPMLVARFGHGSAELKHSLYVVGGHTAATGRQPASPSVSLKQVEQYDPVTNKWTMVAPLREGVSNAAVVSAKLRLFAFGGTSVSHDKLPKVQCYDPIENRWSVPATCPQPWRYTAAAVLGNQIFIMGGDTEFSACSAYRFNSETYQWTKVGDVTAKRMSCHAVASGNKLYVVGGYFGTQRCKTLDCYDPTLDTWNSITTVPYSLIPTAFVSTWKHLPT; encoded by the coding sequence ATGAGAATGTCAGTGAGAATGCATGAAAACCGCAAATCACGTGCCAGCAATGGCTCAATGAATATCTATCTCTTCCACAAAACCACCTACGCCGACAGTGTCCTCACCCACCTGAACCTTCTGCGGCAGCAGCGGCTCTTCACAGACGTCCTCCTTCGTGCGGGCGAGAAGACCTTTCCATGCCACCGGGCCGTGCTGGCTGCCTGCAGCCGTTACTTCGAGGCCATGTTCAGTGGAGGGTTGCGCGAGAGCAAGGACAATGAAGTCAACTTCCACAACTCCATCCACCCGGAGGTGCTGGAACTCCTCCTGGACTACGCTTACTCCTCCCGCGTCCTCATCAACGAAGAAAACGCCGAGTCCCTGCTGGAGGCCGGCGACATGCTGCAGTTCCAGGACATTCGGGACGCCTGTGCAGAGTTCCTGGAGAAGAACCTCCACCCGACCAACTGCCTGGGCATGCTGCTGCTCTCCGATGCCCACCACTGCACCAAACTCTACGAGCTGTCCTGGAGAATGTGCCTCAGCAACTTCCCGGCCATAAGCGTGAGTGAGGACTTCCTGCAGCTGCCGAAGGACACTCTGGTCAAGCTGCTGTCCAGCGAGGAGCTAGAGACCGAGGACGAGAAGCTGGTGTACGAGACCACCATAAAGTGGGTGAAGTACGACTTGGGCCAACGCCACTGCTGCCTGCCGGAACTGTTGCAAACCGTTCGCCTGGCCCTCCTTCCAGCCGTCTACCTGATGGAGAACGTGACCACAGAAGAGCTTATAACCAGGCAGCCGAAGAGCAAAGAATTGATCGAGGAAGCTATACAATGCAAGTTAAAGATATTGCAGAATGATGGGGTGGTGACGAGTCTTTGCGCCAGACCCCGGAAAACTGGACACGCCTTGCTCCTCCTCGGAGGGCAGAGCTTCATGTGTGATAAGGTCTATCTGATAGACCACAAGGCAAAGGAGATCATCCCGAAAGCAGACATTCCCAGCCCGCGGAAAGAATTCAGTGCCTGTGCAATTGGCTGCAAAGTGTACGTGACTGGTGGGCGGGGGTCGGAAAACGGAGTCTCGAAGGACGTTTGGGTGTACGACACCCTCCACGAGGAGTGGTCCAAGTCCGCCCCGATGCTGGTGGCCAGGTTTGGCCACGGCTCCGCCGAGCTGAAGCACTCGTTGTACGTGGTGGGCGGCCACACCGCGGCCACAGGGAGGCAGCCAGCCTCGCCCTCTGTCTCCCTGAAGCAGGTGGAGCAGTACGACCCGGTCACCAACAAGTGGACCATGGTGGCGCCCCTCCGGGAGGGTGTCAGCAACGCGGCCGTGGTCAGCGCCAAGCTCCGGCTCTTTGCCTTTGGCGGCACCAGCGTGAGCCACGATAAACTGCCGAAGGTGCAGTGCTACGACCCCATTGAGAATCGCTGGAGTGTGCCCGCGACCTGCCCACAGCCGTGGAGGTACACAGCGGCTGCCGTGCTGGGGAACCAAATCTTCATCATGGGCGGAGATACCGAATTCTCAGCGTGTTCTGCTTACAGATTTAACAGTGAGACCTATCAATGGACCAAAGTCGGGGATGTTACTGCAAAGAGAATGAGCTGCCATGCCGTGGCCTCTGGTAATAAACTCTATGTAGTTGGAGGCTACTTTGGCACCCAGAGGTGTAAAACACTGGACTGCTATGATCCCACCTTGGACACCTGGAATAGTATCACGACAGTACCTTATTCGTTAATTCCCACAGCATTCGTCAGCACATGGAAGCACCTTCCAACATAG